The genomic interval ACAGGGATAGTACTGAAAGCAGATCTCTGCAGCAGTGAGCAGTTTTCCAAGTTTACTGTTGGATCTGGGGTTGCCAGCCACGAGAAGCTACAGATGAACATGTTTGGGCCCAGGGCATGGTGGGTTCCAAGCAACCTCTTGAAATGCTGCTTCACCTGCAGCTCCTCTGGGGAGAAAGGATGAGCTGTTGATCACCTAACAGGAGATACCAACCCAAGTAGGCGGCCTTTATTAGGTGGTAGCTGAATTTAGAGAACTTGGGGCTTTAAAGCTACTGGAAGCTTCCAAGTCTATGTTCAACCTGAAGTCCTGATTCCATCATCACAAAGAATATCCTCTCCTGTAACTTGGCGCTGAGGTACAGCTTTCATGGGGGCTGGCCGGTGACCCAACTTGATGAAGAGCATTTTCACAGACCAGGAACCTGCCACACTGCTTCCCAGATGACAGCTGACTTGCTCTTCCACCTTCACGCCTTAGCATGCTCCAGCCTGCAGTAGTGTGGGCTCCCCATTCTTTGTGATGGGGAAGGGAAGGTGCCATGAGGGGCTGTGTTTGAAGGCACATGGATATTATTTTATCTGTGATTTCTACTGACAGCACTAAAGAATTAAAGATAGTGAGGGAACTGTACCTGCAGGACTAGAGTATCACTTCAACTCCCGGGAGCGGCCCCTGCCAGAGAATGTCACAGTGCTGCTGACCACTCCATGAATTACTCAACACGCTGCTCAGTACTGTCAGAATGGGGTAATCTTTAAATGGTAGAATACCCAGGtggtggagaggaaatggcaacttttaAATGCAAAATCAGAAATTCAAAGCTCTCTCCATCTTCTGTGAACACAGAGTTGATACCTTCAGAAAAGTGGACCACAGGAAGGCAAGGACCAGTATCCAGCAGTTCAATATTCTGCGAGCAACAAATATACTTTAATGCAGTGGATACAGAGGACTGCCCAGCTAAGGGAAAGAGTGGTTAAGAGCATTCTGATAACTCGCCTGAGGCTCTAACCTCATCAGTTGCACATCATGAAATGGCAAGTCACAGGAGCAGAGGTGGCCCAGAACATCTCTAGGTTTTGGGATCATCACACCCAAAGTTGAGCATGCCCCTGACTGCCACGTGTAGAGTACTACAATGCAGAACAATTGGAAGGAAATGTCTGCACAGACTATGTCCCTAATTTAGGGATTATCCAAGGGTCAGAGTCAAGCTGAAGCCCAGAGGAACTGGGTAACTCAGGAATTTAGATCAACCTCTGCCTTCCAGACAGGTGTCCCGTGTTCTGAAAGCTGGGTTTAGTGCAATATCCAGAATCATGGACTGTGTATGAGGTCAAGTCACCAGTCTTCAAGGGAAAATTATGTGGTAGTAATTGACGTGATGCTACCAATTAGGAGTTGCTAAATCAAAAAGGGGCACACTGTTCAAATGAATTATCCCAGGAGGAGAATACAAGTAAGAAGCCAGTGGACATACgaaccagggaagtctgacaaaAGGTGATCTGAAGCAGAGGGCAGGAAGCATAATTTAACTCCTGGGCCAATGCATAGATAACTGTACTTTCTTTACACTGTCAGCAGTAGGGGGTGATGAAAACAAAGTGTTCCATTAAAGGGAGAAAGCCTCCTACAAGTAGAGTAAAATGCTTATagaccattttcttttttgttcctttgcTTCTCAACCttaatttttacaattttataatttctcttaATGGTGGGCTAATTTCCTATGTTGTTAATGAAGGTCCATTCTGGTTCTGGCACTTGGTAATTCAGACTAATTAAATATCACTGCTATTCAACCAAGATAGTTTCTGAAGTATGAAGAGTGTTTGCCAttctttttttagtatatgtgctgccgaagtgagcacaaGTGTTTGCcatttttaaggtctcaaaaccCATACTAGTGTAAACCTTGACTCTCAGTAATAAAATGACTATCTTCAAGTAAGCTTTCATGGTTATTCTGCAGAACAGATTCTCCTGCATTCAATAATTAATACACTCAGTTGCAAGGCTCTTCCATGTCACTTTTCTCCTATATGATGTCTCTGATGCTGAATGAGGTTTGCAGTCTGGTTAAACGCTTTCCcacatttattacatttatagggtttctctcctgtgtgaatCCTCTGATGTTGAGTCAGGTGTGTACTTCGGATAAAGGCTTTCCCACAGAttttacatttgtaaggtttttCTCTAGTATGAATTCTCTTATGCTGAGTGAGGGCTGAATGGTCGCTGAAGGCTTTCTCACATATATTACATGTATAAGGCTTctccccagtatgaattctctgatgttggGCTAGGGCTGATTGGTCCCTGAAGGCTTTCTCACACAAACCACATCTGTAAGGTTTCTCCCCAGTATGAATTTTCCGATGTCGAGCAAAGGATGAATTATCCCTGAAtgctttcccacattcattacatttataaggtttctctccggTATGAATCCTTTGATGTTCAGTAAGGGAAGAGTTCACCCTGAAGGCCtttccacattcattacattcaaaaggcttctctccagtgtgaattctctgatgctGAAGAAAACTTGTACTctgattgaaggctttcccacattcattacatttatagggtttctctccaCTATGAATATTCTGGTGTTTGGTAAGATGTGCCCTGCACACAAAGGCTTTGTCacatatattacatttaaaaggtttctctccagtatgtatTCTGTGATGGTGGGCAAGGTGTATGTTTCGGATAAAAGCTTTTCCACATAAGTTGCATTcaaaaggtttctctccagtatgaattttctgatgaTAAGTAAGTGAGGAGCTCACTGAGAAGGCCttgccacattccttacattcatatGGCTTCTCACCAGTGTGAATTCTTTGGTGATGGATGAGGTGTGTGCTCTGGTGaaaggccttcccacattctCTACATTCATATCGCTTCTCTTTAATAACAATTTTCTGATTTGTGTTAAGTTTTTCACTATGAATCTTCTGATGTTTACTGAGGGTTGAACTCTTAGTGAAGACTTTTCCACACTCACTACACTCAAAGGCTTTTTTGCTAGATTGAAATCCCTGACTTTGAACAAAAGATGAGTTCATGATGCCGTGTTTCCCAGATTCACCACATTTCTGGTTACCAACCACAGACGAAGTTTTCTCATGAGCAAGCACCACTTGCTGCAAGTTTATCTCCTGGCCTCCATGTTGCCATTCCAACAGGCTATCATATTTCCAGCAACTATCTCTAGTGAATCTTTCCTTTATCATCCACTGACCCAATTCTCCTTCAGGAATATCTGCCTGGAGAATAGATTTCTTATTCATAGGTGTAATCACCCAGTCTGAAAGACATCAAAAATAAACATGTCTGTTTTATCACAGTAAAACATCTAGTTGGGATAAAAACATGACCTTGTTTATAATGCTAACAAAGAAGTTGCAATTTTGAAGACTTCTTGAAGTGAATATAGAAAAAGGGGAGAAGAGGTAGATAGAAGACATGGCAGGACTGGGTTATCAAATATACTATGTATGAAGCAGGAAAATTTGGAGATGGCATTCAGAAATCACAGGCCtgagtaaaatatttattttctttgtgattaCAGAGAAGTTACCTGAATTTTAAAGTCTCAAAAAACCTATACAGACTGCAATATgctaacaaataataaaaaaaagcatGCATCTTATCTATTTTAGTGATATGGTCATATTTAAAATAACCGAGATGTGGCCTTAAGAAACCATTGCAACTAGAGGTCAATACCTGGTAGGAAAAAAGTTCAGCTTTCAGAGTAACTACTAAAACCAGCATTTATGTTTTGTAAACTCATTTCAGCATTCAGATGGAAAACAAAAAGTTAGGCTGTGAAATACTGATATCTACTAATAAAGTTAGGACTTTCTGCTGctggtaagggcttcccaggtggcactagtggtaaagaacctgcctgccaatgcaagagaaaaaagagacaccagttcgacccctgggtcaggaagactccctggaggaggaaatggcaacccactccagtattcttgcctggggaatcccatggacagaggagcctggtgggctgcagtccattgggttgcaaagagtcggatacgaattgaagtgacttcacacacatgcatgctacTGGTAAGGAAGCAATGTCTTCAAACCTGTATGAATGTGACATTGATATGAGGAAAATGTACCATGATGATACATATGTGAGCACAGAAAATTAGGAACAAAGCAGAAAATCTGCCAGGATACACCCAGTGTGTCTTGGAGGCAAGGCCCTGAATTTGGGGAAACGACTATACTAGTCATTAGAAATGAGACTCTACTACTGGAATATGGGCCATGGTCTCATGAGTTGTCTGATAAGATGATTCTTCTCCCCACAAACAAACTCCATGCTTACTCAACAACATTCTCACTTGGTCTCATGGTAGTCTGATATTAACAAGCAGAATTCTGAATGCACATTAGTTTTTGGTACATATTTATGAACATCTGTCTTTTCGTTTGTCTATTTAAGACTTTGTACCAAGAAATGCAATGAGAAGCACTTGTTATTAGCATAGATGATACAAAGATTCCTGGGAAAGTCTGTCAAGAACAAGCCTCCCTCAACACTTTTTTCTCCTATTCCCTCCAGAAAATCTATAAAGAGctataatcatcatcatcatcatcatcatctccttGTACTCATCTGGAAAAGAAAGTTAAACAGGTGCACTTTAAGGCTAAAATCCGTGTAAGCTTAGAATAACATATCCTCACtcaaaagaatgtttaaacaCCTGTTTTGCCAAATCTCACAATTTTAAGAACTGACTTTTGCTTCTGGACCTGCTAGAGTGGCCTTGTGGCAGACCAACATTATTGCAAAAAGTAACTGAAAAaatctgcattaaaaaaagaaactgtctaAAGTCATCAGATATCACTTGAGGCCAACTTGATAGTCTAACATTtgagagagaagggaaatgcAGAGAGGTGATCCAGTTTTTTCCTCACAGAATTTGATGCATTCttgtttctcaaggcaagaaacgAAGCTAAGTAGAAATTCAGAATTCTCTATAGTCTTATAGTACCATTGAGCCAAAAATGAGTTCAGGACCTTCTCGGGGTGGGGTGAGTGGTGGTCATACTAAACATATAAAGCTCTCAGTTGGGACTCCAGGAGGGCTTCAGTTCAAGGGCTTCAGTTCAACAGCTCAGTAGCAAGGGCTTCATGAACATTCAATCCAATCTCCAGCTAAAGAATCCCTGGATGGGTCAGGAAGGTTTGCTTTTACTCCAGGTGTCTACCAGAGGGAAGGCAAATTTTCTCCAGAGGGAAAATAACATCATCCAGAGCCTATTCACTCCTTCATACATTATTTCTAGGATTCAGTCTTAAAATACCAGGAGTACTAAGAAATTATTGAAGCaagataaaaagcaaataataGACAAAGATCCTCAGCACTCAAAGTTATCAGACATGGGGTTTAAAAATAAGTGTGAATACTATGTTCAATAAAACAGATAAGAACGAGAATTTTAAGAGAACTGGAACCAAAGAATCAAGTGAAAATTCTATAactgaagaatataataaatgaaataaagaactcAATAGATAGATTTAACAGTACATTATCGGACATAGCAGAAGAGAGgaatgtgtgctgtgcttagtcgtatctgactctgcgatgccatggactgtagcctgcccggctcctctgtccatggggattctccaggcaagaatactggagtgagtcgccatgccctcctccaggggatcttcccaacccagggatcgaacccaggtctcccttattgcaggtggattctctactgtctgagccaccagggaagcccagaagagcctatgcaccacaactaaagaacagCCCCCattccctgcaactagagaaaagcctacacaacaaggaagacccagcacagtcaaaataaaaataaataaataaaatcatttaaaaaatattattgcacAAAATAATACTAGTAATGTCTTGAGAGGttgaacatatatacataattaaaatatgtaagaaaagtTAAcacaaaagatgaaagaaaatagaattgtTTCAAGTTATTAGCATTGCCTGGGAATTGCTTATTTTGGATAGTAATAAGCTGGTTTTATTTACTAGACTTAGCAATAAGAGACAGTTAAAGAAGATACAAGCTCTTATGGGGGAATATAGAACAATAAAAATAGTTGATTCAAGAGAAGGCAAGATAGAAGACAAAAAAGAGATTTAAAGCAAGTGagtaaagttgaaaataaataataaaatagcagACAGCCAATACTACATATATTAGTAACTGGTCTAAATTATCCTATTAAAAAGTAAGGTtgtgagactttaaaaaaaaaaaaatccaactataTGCCACTCATGAGAGAAATGCCAGAAATATAGacccagaaataaaaagaaagaatagaaaaggaTGTATCAAGCAAGCACTAACCACAAGAAAGCTGGTGTACCTATACTACTATCAGACAAATCTCATTTAATTAGAGAAAACAGACTTTTACATTGTTCGTATTGACTAAAGGTTTGTTCAATTATCTAGGAATATATAACAAACCTACATTTTCATGCAACATAACTTCAAaatgtataaagtaaaaattgagactataaaaggaaaaaagaaatcttaacaaTGATAGATATGTTTGCACACCATTCTCAATAACTTGGAAATCAAACCATTAAGAATAGGGTGATATGAACTATAAGATAAACTTGACCTAAATGATATATTGAATATTTGGAACACTATACCCAACAAtgacagaatatatatatttaagtccATACATAACATTAaccaaaatggagaaggaaatgggaacccactccagtattcttgcctgggaaatcccatggacagtggagactagtgggctacatacagtccatgggctcgcaggagtcagacatgatttaagtgattaaaccaccaccactaaagTAGAAAAAACACATTTCACAGGACACAGATCATTCAGAATGTGTACTCTGAACTCAGTGGAATTACACCAGAAATAAATATCAAAGTATCAAAAAGATAGTTAGAAAATccacagatattttaaaactagtccatacattttaaaataactgataaaacaaagaagaaatcacaacacaaattgaaaatattctaaactAAATGATAATAGAAACATGAAACATAAAATGCAGCTACAGCATAGTTAGAAGGAaatgtatatctatctatatcaaTTACCAATCtcaagaaatcagaaaaatagaatattaaatacaaaggagaaaggaataacaaaaataacagaaatcaataatttaattaaaaatcgaCAGACCTCTACCAAGActaacagagaaagaaagaaggcacaTACTACCACTACCAAGAATGATacagcaatagagacacagacatggagaacagacttgtggacacggtgtgggaaggagagggtgggacaaacagagagcagcatggaaacaCAAACATTACCACACgtaaaacagacagctggtgGGGACTTGCCGTGTGACGAAGGGGGCTCAaccaggtgctctgtgacaacctggggggggggggggtgggaggcgggagggaagctcaagagggaggggacatatacatatacctatggctgattaatgttgatgtatggcagaaaccaacacatcaaTGTAaagctccaattaaaataaataaattctatctattatcctccaattaaaaataaataaatttaacaaaataatgaTAAAGGTGACATCAAAACAGGTTCTAATGAGAGTTATAAGATAATAACACAATGAGGAATTTAtgccaataaattaaaaaactaagTCCTAGGAAGGTACAGTATaccaaaacagacacacacacacacagaaaaaacagaaaatctgattGGTCCTATGTCTAATAAATACGTTGAATCTTCAATTTAAAACCTTCTCACAGGGGctctgctggtggtccagtggttaacaatccttctgccaatgcagggtacacaggtttgatcttgGTCCCAGAAAATCCCATATGCCTTCAaggaactaagcccatgtaccacaactgctgagcctgtgttctggagCCTAAGGGCCACAAGAGAGgccgctgcaatgagaggcccatgcaccacaatgaagaatagcccccttggccacaactagagaaagcccacgttcagcagtgaaaacc from Dama dama isolate Ldn47 chromosome 9, ASM3311817v1, whole genome shotgun sequence carries:
- the ZNF454 gene encoding zinc finger protein 454; translation: MAVRGLPTMVQESVTFKDVAVLFTRDEWAQLSPAQRALYRDVMLENYSNLVSLGLLGPKPDMFSQLGKGEAWMPEDSLGGFCLDWVITPMNKKSILQADIPEGELGQWMIKERFTRDSCWKYDSLLEWQHGGQEINLQQVVLAHEKTSSVVGNQKCGESGKHGIMNSSFVQSQGFQSSKKAFECSECGKVFTKSSTLSKHQKIHSEKLNTNQKIVIKEKRYECRECGKAFHQSTHLIHHQRIHTGEKPYECKECGKAFSVSSSLTYHQKIHTGEKPFECNLCGKAFIRNIHLAHHHRIHTGEKPFKCNICDKAFVCRAHLTKHQNIHSGEKPYKCNECGKAFNQSTSFLQHQRIHTGEKPFECNECGKAFRVNSSLTEHQRIHTGEKPYKCNECGKAFRDNSSFARHRKIHTGEKPYRCGLCEKAFRDQSALAQHQRIHTGEKPYTCNICEKAFSDHSALTQHKRIHTREKPYKCKICGKAFIRSTHLTQHQRIHTGEKPYKCNKCGKAFNQTANLIQHQRHHIGEK